GTGTCAAATGCCACTGAAGCCCAAAATGCCGTCGATCAACTCCTGCGCGAAGCTAATCGCTTTGTTATCCGGGTGACCCGCCCTGGCAGTAACGGCCAGAAGGAAGAACAGGTGGTGCAAATCCCCAATGCAATGGTCCGCGAATTAATTGCCACGCTCGCCAATAATCAGCCCTACTACGTGCGCATTGTCTCCGCCGGCAACTACGTGGTTGGAGAACCCGCTGTTTTTGTCTCGCCGGAAGTAGCGCTGAACCAGAAAATTCTCGCTCAAGGGACCTTAATTACCTCGATCGACATCGATCCCACCACCATGTCCGATGCTGAGATTCGCGAGCGGCTCGATCAACTGCTGCGGGCTGCCCAGTTCATCATTCGACAACGGGGGGTGTTGGCCATGCTTCCCCTGGATATGGTTGCTCTTGTCCAGTTTGTCCAAAGTCTGGAGGCCGCAAATCAGCCTTTGGAGGTACAGGTGGTGGCCACCCAGGATATCTATACGGCAGGTCCCCTTAGTTTTGAGGTACGAGCGATGCGGGGAAATGAAGTCGTGATTCGGGCGCAGGTGGTTGATCGCTAACTAGAACCCTGAGGGTAACCCTGTACACTAGAGGAAGTAATGTGACCTTCCGCTTGCCTGCCAGCATGAACGCTGACTCTTTCCCGCCTGCGATCGCCGTGCCCAGTCTCCCTCAGGATAGTACTGCGGGGGGATTTCCGGATGTCGCAACGGTTCAGCCGTCCCAGGCCCCTTCCCTTGCTCCCTCGTCAGCCCCCTTGTCCGACATAGCCCCAGCCGATATCCCAGCAGCGGCGATCCCCCTATCCCAGGTGCACATCTGCCCAGAAGGGGCCTATCTTCGTCTAACGTTTCCGCCTGAGGTGAATGCCAATGGCCAGCTAGCGAGTTTGCCCCTGAGTTGGCCAGAGTTATGGCAACAGTTCCAACTGCGCCTCCAGGGAGGCGATCGCTTCTGGCAACCCCAAACGCCAGTGCATCTGGTTGCCCACAACCGCCTGCTGGATGCCCGCCAACTCCAGGACATCGCCGATGCCCTGGCAACCTACCAACTCACGCTGGCGCGAATTTCCACCAATCGACGGCAAACCGCTGTCGCTGCCGCCACTGCTGGCTATTCGGTGGAGCAGGTAACAACGATCCCACGCATAGGCGATCGCGGCATAGGTCTGGGACGCACAACTGAGGCCGGATTACAGGAATCAGGGATGAACCCGGATGGGGAAGACGCGGCAGGGATA
This DNA window, taken from Trichothermofontia sichuanensis B231, encodes the following:
- the minC gene encoding septum site-determining protein MinC, with amino-acid sequence MNADSFPPAIAVPSLPQDSTAGGFPDVATVQPSQAPSLAPSSAPLSDIAPADIPAAAIPLSQVHICPEGAYLRLTFPPEVNANGQLASLPLSWPELWQQFQLRLQGGDRFWQPQTPVHLVAHNRLLDARQLQDIADALATYQLTLARISTNRRQTAVAAATAGYSVEQVTTIPRIGDRGIGLGRTTEAGLQESGMNPDGEDAAGITSDPAITLAEPLYLQTTIRSGVEIRHPGSVIIVGDLNPGSSVVADGDILIWGNLRGVVHAGAGGNTQCQIMALRMEPTQIRIADVVAKAPAKAPLEYHPEVAYIASGGIRISKVADYLKGGGR